A region of Vitis riparia cultivar Riparia Gloire de Montpellier isolate 1030 chromosome 12, EGFV_Vit.rip_1.0, whole genome shotgun sequence DNA encodes the following proteins:
- the LOC117926108 gene encoding EP1-like glycoprotein 4, which translates to MGIKWVWGCFLPCLTLLVRAFHLVNGQDVYYPVANLSSSWPNNPSPHHYVDSDDRTVIMPILLRKTSTDASFVCGFYCNYDCNYYLFAVLMFPNSANQTIRFPKVVWSANRNIPVQANGTVQLTQGGDLILREVDGTVVWSTNTSGKSVVGLNLTETGNLVLFDSNDASVWQSFDHPTDSLVPEQNLLFGQKLS; encoded by the coding sequence ATGGGCATCAAATGGGTTTGGGGTTGTTTTCTTCCATGTCTCACTCTTCTTGTCCGTGCTTTCCACCTTGTCAATGGCCAAGATGTCTATTATCCTGTAGCCAACCTATCATCGTCGTGGCCTAACAACCCCTCGCCTCATCATTATGTCGATTCTGATGATAGGACTGTGATAATGCCAATCCTCCTTAGAAAAACTTCAACCGATGCTAGTTTTGTATGTGGCTTCTACTGCAATTATGACTGCAATTATTATCTATTTGCTGTGCTCATGTTTCCCAATTCGGCTAATCAGACGATACGCTTCCCAAAGGTAGTTTGGTCAGCTAATCGCAATATTCCTGTTCAAGCTAATGGAACCGTTCAACTGACCCAAGGGGGGGATTTGATCCTGAGAGAAGTCGATGGAACTGTAGTCTGGTCCACCAACACATCCGGCAAGTCTGTTGTGGGCTTAAACTTGACAGAGACAGGAAACCTCGTGCTGTTTGATAGCAATGACGCATCTGTCTGGCAGTCTTTTGATCACCCAACCGACAGTCTGGTTCCAGAGCAGAATTTGCTTTTTGGACAGAAACTCAGCTAG